The following coding sequences are from one Alternaria dauci strain A2016 chromosome 10, whole genome shotgun sequence window:
- a CDS encoding beta-tubulin, with amino-acid sequence MREIVHLQTGQCGNQIGAAFWQTISGEHGLDGSGVYNGTSDLQLERMNVYFNEASNNKFVPRAVLVDLEPGTMDAVRAGPFGQLFRPDNFIFGQSGAGNNWAKGHYTEGAELVDQVLDVVRREAEGCDCLQGFQITHSLGGGTGAGMGTLLISKIREEFPDRMMATYSVVPSPKVSDTVVEPYNATLSIHQLVENSDETFCIDNEALYDICMRTLKLNNPSYGDLNHLVSTVMSGVTTCLRFPGQLNSDLRKLAVNMVPFPRLHFFMVGFAPLTSRGSHSFRAVTVPELTQQMFDPKNMMAASDFRNGRYLTCSAYFRGKVSMKEVEDQMRNVQNKNSSYFVEWIPNNVQTALCSIPPRGLKMSSTFVGNSTSIQELFKRVGDQFTAMFRRKAFLHWYTGEGMDEMEFTEAESNMNDLVSEYQQYQEASVSEGEDEYDEEAPLEAEE; translated from the exons ATGCGTGAGATT GTTCACCTTCAGACCGGTCAATGC GGTAACCAAATTGGTGCTGCCTTCTGGCAGACCATTTCCGGCGAGCATGGCCTCGACGGCTCTGGTGTCTACAACGGCACTTCAGACCTCCAGCTGGAGCGCATGAACGTCTACTTCAACGAA GCCTCCAACAACAAGTTCGTGCCCCGTGCCGTCCTCGTCGATCTCGAGCCCGGTACCATGGACGCCGTCCGTGCTGGTCCCTTTGGCCAGCTGTTCCGCCCCGACAACTTCATCTTCGGCCAGTCTGGTGCTGGTAACAACTGGGCAAAGGGTCACTACACCGAGGGTGCCGAGCTGGTCGACCAGGTCCTCGATGTCGTGCGCCGCGAGGCCGAGGGCTGCGACTGCCTCCAGGGTTTCCAGATCACCCACTCCCTCGGAGGTGGTACTGGTGCCGGTATGGGTACGCTCCTCATCTCCAAGATCCGTGAGGAGTTCCCCGACCGCATGATGGCCACCTACTCGGTCGTGCCCTCCCCCAAGGTCTCCGATACCGTTGTCGAGCCCTACAACGCCACACTCTCCATCCACCAGTTGGTTGAGAACTCGGACGAGACCTTCTGCATTGACAACGAGGCTCTCTACGACATCTGCATGAGGACCCTCAAGCTGAACAACCCCTCGTACGGCGACCTGAACCACCTCGTCTCCACCGTCATGTCGGGTGTCACCACCTGCCTGCGTTTCCCTGGTCAGCTCAACTCTGACCTGAGGAAGTTGGCCGTCAACATGGTCCCCTTCCCCCGTCTTCACTTCTTCATGGTCGGATTCGCTCCCCTCACCAGCCGCGGCTCCCACTCCTTCCGCGCCGTCACCGTTCCCGAGCTCACCCAGCAGATGTTCGACCCCAAGAACATGATGGCTGCTtccgacttccgcaacggTCGCTACCTGACCTGCTCGGCCTACTTCCGTGGTAAGGTCTCCATGAAGGAGGTCGAGGACCAGATGCGCAACGTCCAGAACAAGAACTCCTCCTACTTTGTTGAGTGGATCCCCAACAACGTCCAGACCGCCCTCTGCTCCATCCCTCCCCGCGGCCTGAAGATGTCCTCTACCTTCGTCGGTAACTCCACCTCCATCCAGGAGCTGTTCAAGCGTGTCGGTGACCAGTTCACTGCCATGTTCAGGCGCAAGGCTTTCTTGCATTGGTACACTGGTGAGGGTATGGACGAGATGGAGTTCACCGAGGCCGAGTCCAACATGAACGACTTGGTTTCCGAGTACCAGCAATACCAGGAGGCTTCCGTCTCCGAGGGTGAGGACGAGTACGATGAGGAGGCTCCTCTTGAGGCCGAGGAATAA